The sequence GCCGGAAACTGCCGAAATGTGGGCACGTATTCCACGTGGAGTGCGTGGACGCGTGGCTACAAAGCAATCGGACATGTCCACTCTGCAGAAGGCAAGTTACTGTTCAGGGAAGAGGCGAAACCGTAATTTCACGGGCGGAGGattttattttggaaaagaTTTATAATCCTATTACTGAGATAGTCACAGTGCTTGTGTCCGGCGGTATGTCTCTTGCACATCCATGAAtctattcatcttttttttttttggatcggTGAAGAGAATCGAGCTCTGTATGATTTCTTTGGATCCAATCTAGCTAATTTTGAGATGTAAAAATTGgggaagtttcttttttttttcctctcttaGTTAATCCATTTGTACCAAAATTTAGCCATAATGAAttgtattaatattaattatcatagtGAAGTTTTTTATACAGTCAATTGGATGGAGGAGATGTTTCATTTTTCGCTTCTTGTGTAAGCTTTGTTCAAAGAAAATTATACCCTTCCAGATCTCATTCAGTGGATATGTTATTGTTGCTGTTATATCGAGAAGATGATCAAAATAGTCCTATATACACTGGGCGATTTTGATGCTGTAAATTGTATCATGGATGAGATAGATCTAGGACTCTAATGGAAATATAGATGTTAGTTGTAAGGGCCTGTTTGGCCgtagatttttcaaataatatttgggaaaaagtTTAGCAATTTGTGTTTATCtatataatttgttattatttaataatatttttaataaatattttaaatttttaatttttttagtattttcgTCAGATCTCATTATTTGAgatgtttttgaaaattgaaattttatctcaatttttatcttttacaaaaaatacattaataataGTTGTTTGTGTTGTATTACATATGTTTTTACGTGGACACCAATgtagtgatgaaatattaaaTGACGATATGgttattaatgaaataatgaacaaTCAAGATAAAAAGTCATGTGTTTTGTCTACTTAACGATGTATGAAATGATACTTATTGGACCCACTTTAAACTACCACATTGTTCTAATGTCCATAAcactatttgttattattaCAACGAATAGTCAATTAacttataatacaaatttatggttagttttgataattttaaaaatttatgagtgtaaatcatattttt comes from Solanum pennellii chromosome 1, SPENNV200 and encodes:
- the LOC107027701 gene encoding RING-H2 finger protein ATL72-like, which codes for MDFQFEVLLAATTTDLLICGIKFRWFCRPDNHLPPPFTDEARYCAVCLYDVISGENCRKLPKCGHVFHVECVDAWLQSNRTCPLCRRQVTVQGRGETVISRAEDFILEKIYNPITEIVTVLVSGGMSLAHP